One genomic region from Leptospira montravelensis encodes:
- the nirK gene encoding copper-containing nitrite reductase, with the protein MLTKLPKPKTLKVYLVFMLIISLFPVCSGPKTEEAKLTYAPEVPPHIERTSEAKVVVNIETVEVVGRLADGVEYTFWTFGGSVPGPMIRVREGDEVEFHLKNHPTSKMPHNIDLHAVTGPGGGAAASLTIPGHASKFSFKALNPGLFVYHCATSPVGMHIANGMYGLIFVQPKDDLPKVDKEYYVVQSEFYTKGKNGEPGLQPFSMEKAITEIPDYVVFNGSVGSLVEDRAITAKVGETVRLFVGNGGPNLVSSFHVIGEIFDNVYTEGGALANQKNVQTTLIPAGGSAIVDFKVDVPGTLILVDHSIFRTFNKGSLGMLKVEGEPNATVYSGKQDDTVYLPEGPAIQRMVTEVKPKVSASTPKEILANGERVYKSVCAACHMKEGQGVTGVFPPLAKSDFLNADKARAIQILKKGLNGPITVNGQKYNNVMPHLELTNEEIASVLSYVYNQWGNKGIMVSEAEVK; encoded by the coding sequence ATGCTTACAAAACTACCGAAACCAAAAACCTTAAAAGTTTATTTAGTTTTTATGCTGATAATCAGTTTATTCCCTGTTTGTTCGGGACCAAAAACAGAAGAGGCAAAACTCACTTATGCCCCAGAAGTCCCTCCTCATATTGAAAGAACGAGTGAAGCCAAAGTCGTTGTTAATATTGAAACTGTGGAAGTTGTGGGTAGGCTTGCGGATGGTGTTGAATATACATTTTGGACATTTGGAGGATCGGTTCCAGGCCCTATGATCCGAGTGAGAGAAGGGGATGAGGTAGAATTTCACCTAAAAAACCATCCTACAAGTAAAATGCCACATAACATCGATTTACATGCAGTCACAGGGCCAGGAGGAGGTGCTGCTGCCTCACTTACCATTCCAGGTCATGCTTCTAAATTTTCTTTTAAGGCATTAAACCCAGGATTGTTTGTATACCACTGCGCTACTTCCCCTGTGGGAATGCATATTGCGAACGGAATGTACGGTCTAATTTTTGTACAACCTAAGGATGATCTTCCTAAGGTGGATAAGGAATATTATGTAGTGCAAAGTGAATTTTATACAAAAGGAAAAAATGGTGAACCAGGTCTCCAACCATTCAGTATGGAAAAAGCCATTACGGAAATTCCCGATTATGTTGTATTTAATGGATCTGTGGGTTCCCTTGTAGAAGACAGAGCCATCACTGCTAAAGTAGGAGAAACTGTTAGATTGTTTGTTGGGAATGGTGGGCCAAATTTAGTTTCCTCTTTTCATGTCATTGGTGAAATTTTTGACAACGTGTATACAGAAGGGGGAGCACTTGCTAACCAAAAAAATGTACAAACCACACTCATTCCAGCGGGCGGTTCTGCCATTGTGGATTTTAAAGTAGATGTTCCAGGCACTTTGATTCTTGTTGATCATTCAATTTTTAGAACATTTAACAAAGGTTCGCTTGGTATGTTAAAAGTGGAAGGCGAACCAAATGCAACAGTTTATTCTGGGAAACAAGACGATACAGTTTACCTTCCAGAAGGCCCAGCCATTCAAAGAATGGTTACCGAAGTCAAACCCAAAGTATCAGCAAGTACTCCAAAAGAAATTTTGGCAAATGGAGAAAGGGTATATAAATCGGTTTGTGCTGCTTGCCATATGAAAGAAGGGCAAGGTGTGACTGGAGTATTTCCTCCTCTGGCAAAGTCTGATTTTCTAAATGCTGACAAAGCACGTGCGATTCAAATTTTGAAAAAAGGACTCAATGGACCAATCACGGTAAATGGACAAAAATACAATAACGTAATGCCTCATTTAGAACTAACCAATGAAGAGATCGCAAGTGTCCTTAGTTATGTTTATAACCAATGGGGAAATAAAGGAATTATGGTTTCGGAAGCTGAAGTAAAATAA
- a CDS encoding GNAT family N-acetyltransferase → MKIISIDQNNIDVEHICCALGNDIKNKTRAESKKNWMRDSFEEGLVFKRLDERGKVFIEYIPVEKSWKPIGGKNFMVIHCLWVSGQFKGKGFSTQLLNECIFDAKQKKMDGIVVVTSNQVKPYLTDKKFYLKHGFELVDTAPPYFELLLLKLNQNTKLPFFLEHSKNKINTHKKGLTFIYSNQCPFMEEYVLLLANLSKKKKIPVDIKKLKNHKEAQTFGSPFGTLGIYYEGKFLTHELMSEKKFETLLNSLSQI, encoded by the coding sequence ATGAAGATAATTTCCATAGATCAAAACAATATTGATGTAGAGCATATTTGTTGTGCCCTTGGAAACGATATTAAAAATAAAACTAGGGCAGAGTCCAAAAAAAATTGGATGCGGGATTCATTTGAAGAAGGCCTTGTTTTTAAACGATTGGATGAAAGGGGCAAGGTGTTTATTGAATATATACCTGTTGAGAAATCATGGAAACCTATTGGAGGAAAAAATTTTATGGTGATCCATTGTCTTTGGGTTTCGGGTCAATTTAAGGGAAAAGGTTTTTCCACTCAATTGCTGAATGAGTGTATCTTCGATGCAAAACAGAAAAAAATGGATGGGATTGTTGTCGTTACCAGTAACCAAGTAAAGCCATATCTAACTGACAAAAAATTCTATTTGAAACATGGGTTTGAACTGGTGGATACAGCACCTCCATATTTTGAATTACTTCTCTTAAAGCTAAATCAAAATACAAAATTACCGTTCTTTTTGGAACACTCTAAAAATAAAATTAATACTCATAAAAAAGGATTAACATTTATTTATTCGAACCAGTGTCCATTTATGGAAGAGTATGTTTTGTTACTTGCCAATTTATCCAAAAAGAAAAAAATCCCTGTGGATATCAAAAAATTGAAAAATCATAAAGAAGCTCAAACGTTTGGGAGTCCGTTTGGAACTTTGGGAATTTATTATGAGGGAAAGTTTTTAACTCATGAACTAATGTCTGAAAAAAAATTCGAAACACTCCTTAATAGTTTATCTCAAATATAA
- a CDS encoding SCO family protein: MKFQTRIKLIILFITFGFSFGCDDQNSSGHHHHGDDHVLASSDAAQGSLFDLGSKWTTESNQTITLKEFKGSLFIISMFYATCQSICPRLVADIGQLSKKIAEKTGKDPRIVLVSFDSEKDNPAVLSAYKKKMNLNENWTLLSGKEEDIRMLSVVLGINYKKISNGEFNHSAVYSLVSKEGMVVSRIEGIGSNSDALIIQYQKLK, translated from the coding sequence ATGAAATTTCAAACTAGGATAAAACTAATTATCTTATTCATTACTTTCGGGTTTAGTTTTGGCTGTGACGATCAGAATTCGAGTGGCCACCACCATCATGGAGACGATCATGTTTTGGCTTCTAGTGATGCGGCCCAAGGAAGTTTATTTGATTTGGGTTCAAAGTGGACAACCGAATCCAACCAAACGATCACATTGAAGGAGTTTAAGGGTTCTCTTTTCATTATTAGTATGTTTTATGCTACTTGCCAATCTATTTGTCCAAGACTTGTGGCAGATATAGGACAACTTTCTAAAAAAATAGCTGAAAAAACAGGGAAAGACCCTCGTATAGTTCTTGTTAGTTTTGATTCCGAAAAGGACAATCCGGCGGTCCTTAGCGCATATAAAAAGAAAATGAATTTAAACGAAAATTGGACTCTTTTATCGGGCAAGGAAGAGGACATTCGTATGTTGTCAGTGGTACTTGGAATCAATTATAAAAAAATATCCAATGGAGAGTTTAACCATTCTGCCGTTTACAGTTTAGTTTCAAAAGAGGGAATGGTTGTATCTCGAATAGAAGGGATTGGATCCAATTCCGACGCATTGATTATCCAGTATCAAAAGTTAAAATAA
- a CDS encoding MBL fold metallo-hydrolase encodes MATTLGKLPHGELLQRISKSEHFQSGSFKNIEHTEMLAPNSSYWKMAIKYWQKPNSIRPSSPIPSSKINLKELDSTKPQYIWFGHSSYLLVAEGKTILVDPVFSGYASPFSFAVQSFEGTDVYLPEDMPDLDILIITHDHYDHLDYETMIRLHQRTKKIIVPLGVSAHLLSWGVPLEKIIELDWFESKEITTALSITATPTRHFSGRSVLRNKSLWCSYVLKIGEYKVFIGGDSGYGTIFETIGKNYGPFDLAFLECGQYGDDWPFIHMRPEETALAAANIGAKSFVPVHWGKFILSLHPWNDPIKRVLVASQTMKLNLQVPKIGESFAFKGSGSVDGWWNFQ; translated from the coding sequence TTGGCTACAACTCTTGGCAAACTTCCACATGGAGAATTACTCCAACGTATCTCAAAATCAGAACATTTTCAATCTGGTAGCTTCAAAAACATAGAACATACGGAAATGTTAGCACCTAACAGTTCCTACTGGAAAATGGCCATTAAATATTGGCAAAAACCCAATTCTATTCGTCCTTCATCCCCAATCCCCTCTTCGAAAATCAATTTAAAAGAATTAGATTCTACAAAGCCACAGTACATTTGGTTCGGCCATTCCTCATACCTTTTAGTGGCTGAAGGAAAAACTATTTTAGTTGATCCTGTTTTTTCAGGTTATGCTTCTCCTTTCTCTTTTGCAGTACAATCCTTTGAAGGCACTGATGTATATCTGCCAGAAGATATGCCAGATTTGGACATTCTTATTATCACCCATGATCACTACGACCACTTAGATTACGAAACAATGATAAGGTTACACCAGAGAACTAAAAAAATCATCGTACCGTTAGGTGTTTCTGCTCATTTACTATCTTGGGGAGTGCCTTTAGAAAAAATTATTGAATTAGATTGGTTTGAGTCCAAAGAAATTACCACTGCTCTAAGTATAACCGCAACACCGACTAGACATTTTTCTGGACGAAGTGTACTCCGAAACAAAAGTTTATGGTGTTCCTATGTATTAAAAATTGGCGAATATAAAGTATTTATCGGTGGTGATTCAGGTTACGGAACTATTTTTGAAACTATTGGAAAAAACTATGGTCCATTTGATTTGGCATTTTTAGAATGTGGACAATACGGGGATGATTGGCCATTCATTCATATGCGTCCCGAAGAAACGGCTCTGGCAGCAGCTAACATTGGCGCAAAGTCTTTTGTCCCCGTTCATTGGGGAAAATTTATTTTGTCACTACATCCTTGGAACGACCCAATCAAACGAGTTCTTGTAGCTTCCCAAACTATGAAACTCAATTTACAAGTTCCCAAAATAGGAGAAAGTTTTGCCTTCAAAGGTTCAGGAAGTGTAGATGGTTGGTGGAATTTTCAGTGA
- a CDS encoding methyl-accepting chemotaxis protein, with amino-acid sequence MKNANVNFVENALTEKDVIISRTDTKGLITYVSPDFARISEYSVEEMIGKPHNIVRHPDMPKVVFEELWDFIKVGLPWTGAVKNRAKSGNYYWVDATITPILNERRQVIGFVSVRKKLADAKKDYYEKLYRRLGEKPYSLNKKKKISKNIRSIKVHELTFVLLSSIPFLSLLSLQIYDKPLICSLLLLMQLGIAISFVLVLRQKNQKLQKATESVISVSSGRFQYPDHFQNDSRDEVKIMLLSMKSMSINLWGIVSQIQKATDASIRISKELTDLTDHFFSSTHSMASGSEEAAACMEELTSALDNIKQITASHSVIMSDMKDYMNAVNQNLKGTQNALKGLDDLSTRSTQKADAGKQKISESLEGMEAIKHVSSKILNIVSIISEIADRTNLLSLNASIEAARAGHSGAGFAIVAKEMMGLNEQIAVSVEEIKNYVDETLTVIKETSLKVNEASTEVFSVADLFSEMKSILKKVAASLYHDLQESTRVKLKLDSVEDQVKQIDQSVLEANLASKQISNILLGLSEQAQVIAYKSETLQEKSSLVVSEPKKIMDLVEHYHTGETEVLEISF; translated from the coding sequence TTGAAAAATGCAAATGTAAATTTCGTTGAAAATGCTCTGACCGAAAAGGACGTCATAATTTCTCGTACCGATACTAAAGGTTTGATTACCTATGTATCGCCTGACTTTGCAAGAATTTCCGAATATTCTGTAGAAGAAATGATCGGGAAACCTCATAATATTGTCAGACATCCCGACATGCCAAAAGTGGTATTTGAAGAGCTTTGGGATTTTATCAAAGTAGGACTCCCCTGGACAGGAGCTGTTAAAAATAGGGCCAAATCAGGTAATTATTACTGGGTAGACGCAACGATCACACCCATTTTAAACGAAAGAAGGCAAGTAATTGGTTTTGTATCTGTGCGTAAAAAATTAGCGGATGCAAAGAAGGACTATTACGAAAAATTATATCGAAGATTAGGTGAAAAACCTTATTCGTTAAATAAAAAAAAGAAAATTTCTAAGAACATACGTTCGATCAAAGTACATGAATTAACTTTTGTTTTGTTAAGTTCTATTCCTTTTTTAAGTTTACTTTCATTGCAAATTTACGATAAACCTCTTATTTGTAGTTTGTTACTTTTAATGCAGTTAGGAATCGCAATTTCATTTGTATTGGTTCTCAGGCAAAAAAATCAAAAATTACAGAAAGCCACAGAATCTGTAATCTCCGTTTCCTCGGGAAGGTTTCAATATCCTGATCATTTTCAGAATGATAGTCGAGACGAAGTAAAAATAATGTTACTGTCAATGAAAAGTATGAGCATTAATCTTTGGGGAATCGTCTCGCAAATCCAAAAAGCAACAGATGCATCCATTCGTATTTCCAAGGAATTAACGGACCTTACCGACCATTTTTTTAGTTCCACACATTCGATGGCATCGGGAAGTGAAGAAGCTGCTGCCTGTATGGAGGAATTGACTTCCGCACTTGATAATATCAAACAAATTACTGCAAGTCATTCGGTCATCATGTCAGACATGAAAGATTATATGAATGCAGTGAATCAAAATTTGAAAGGAACTCAGAATGCTTTGAAAGGCTTGGACGACTTGTCCACAAGATCAACTCAAAAAGCTGATGCTGGAAAACAAAAAATTTCTGAATCGTTAGAAGGTATGGAGGCTATCAAACATGTCTCAAGTAAAATTTTAAATATTGTTTCTATTATTTCAGAAATTGCCGATAGAACAAACTTACTTTCATTGAATGCCTCAATTGAAGCAGCAAGGGCAGGACATTCGGGCGCGGGTTTTGCCATAGTGGCTAAAGAGATGATGGGTTTAAATGAACAAATTGCAGTTTCCGTGGAAGAAATAAAAAATTATGTAGATGAAACTTTAACGGTGATTAAAGAAACATCCCTTAAAGTAAACGAAGCCTCTACGGAAGTATTCTCCGTCGCTGACTTGTTTAGTGAAATGAAGTCGATTCTAAAGAAAGTGGCAGCATCATTGTATCATGATTTACAAGAGTCAACCAGAGTGAAACTCAAGTTAGACTCGGTGGAAGACCAAGTAAAACAAATTGACCAATCAGTATTAGAAGCAAATTTAGCTTCAAAACAAATTTCTAATATTCTACTTGGACTTTCGGAACAAGCACAAGTGATTGCGTATAAATCAGAAACATTACAAGAAAAAAGTTCTTTAGTAGTATCTGAACCAAAAAAAATTATGGATTTAGTAGAACATTACCATACGGGAGAAACGGAAGTTTTGGAAATTTCATTCTAA
- a CDS encoding SDR family NAD(P)-dependent oxidoreductase, whose product MKNALVVGATSDIGIYITESLAKRGFSLSLTGRNKQKLSVLKSKILLNYMVSVDIYEWDVTKFSLHQNFYQELSQKPDIVFFVVGYYENQTKARENQNELLETIQVNYSAVVSLINIISLDMEKRNTGTIVAISSVAGDRGRQMNFIYGSAKAGLTTYLSGLRSLLYSKGVYITTIQLGPVYTKMSDGHNLIPWLTLQPQVAAELIVKAGLSKKDLIYIRWPWRFIMMAIRMIPEWIFKRLPPF is encoded by the coding sequence ATGAAAAATGCACTTGTGGTTGGAGCTACTTCCGACATTGGAATTTATATCACAGAATCTCTCGCAAAACGAGGATTTTCACTATCTTTAACTGGAAGAAACAAACAAAAGTTAAGTGTATTAAAATCCAAAATCCTATTAAATTATATGGTTTCAGTAGATATTTATGAATGGGATGTTACTAAATTTTCATTACACCAAAACTTTTACCAAGAACTTTCCCAAAAACCAGATATTGTTTTTTTTGTTGTAGGTTATTACGAAAACCAGACCAAAGCAAGAGAAAACCAAAACGAACTCTTAGAGACCATTCAAGTAAATTATTCTGCTGTTGTTTCACTTATAAATATAATTTCTTTGGATATGGAAAAAAGAAATACAGGAACAATTGTAGCCATTAGTTCTGTAGCAGGAGATCGGGGAAGGCAAATGAATTTTATTTATGGAAGTGCAAAAGCTGGTCTTACTACTTATCTTTCTGGACTCAGGTCCCTTTTGTATTCGAAAGGAGTCTATATCACAACTATCCAATTGGGACCTGTTTATACAAAAATGTCCGATGGGCATAATCTAATACCTTGGCTCACCTTACAACCACAGGTGGCCGCAGAACTTATTGTAAAAGCAGGGTTATCTAAAAAGGATTTAATTTATATCCGTTGGCCTTGGCGTTTCATCATGATGGCAATTCGTATGATTCCTGAATGGATCTTCAAACGGCTACCTCCATTTTAG
- a CDS encoding formylglycine-generating enzyme family protein, which produces MKPSLFICIFISVSLSAEMVKIPAGNWKPFLKDTNAKLGETIKIKSFYLDEYPVTQKEYFEFLKANPEWRKGKVSSLFADGGYLGDWKRMVPDNRSANSPVTYVSWFSANAFCQWKGKRLPLESEWEYTASVPQAGKSKKAMESVILGWYGEQKPEYLPSVGKYKNSHGVYDQHGMIWEWVFDFNNTSVTGDSRQDSDLESNLFCGGGSLKANDFSNYASYMRYGYRAGLKGWYTAKYLGFRCASDNNIKDNPL; this is translated from the coding sequence ATGAAGCCTTCACTTTTTATTTGTATTTTTATTTCGGTTTCTCTTTCCGCAGAGATGGTAAAAATTCCTGCGGGGAATTGGAAACCGTTTTTAAAAGACACAAATGCAAAGTTAGGCGAAACAATTAAGATCAAAAGTTTTTATTTGGACGAGTATCCAGTCACACAAAAAGAGTATTTTGAATTTTTAAAAGCTAATCCTGAATGGAGAAAAGGAAAAGTATCTTCCTTATTTGCTGATGGTGGTTATTTAGGTGATTGGAAGAGAATGGTTCCAGACAATCGGAGTGCAAATTCCCCTGTAACCTATGTTTCATGGTTTAGTGCCAATGCTTTTTGCCAATGGAAGGGGAAACGTTTGCCTTTGGAATCAGAATGGGAATATACCGCAAGTGTTCCACAGGCAGGTAAAAGCAAAAAAGCAATGGAATCTGTCATACTTGGTTGGTATGGAGAACAAAAACCAGAGTACCTACCATCTGTAGGTAAATACAAAAATAGTCATGGTGTTTATGACCAACATGGAATGATTTGGGAGTGGGTGTTTGATTTTAATAATACTTCTGTCACCGGAGATTCAAGACAAGATAGCGATTTAGAAAGTAACCTTTTTTGTGGTGGTGGATCTTTGAAAGCCAATGACTTTTCCAATTATGCATCTTACATGCGTTATGGTTATCGAGCCGGCTTAAAAGGATGGTATACTGCAAAATATTTAGGATTTCGATGTGCTTCAGATAATAACATTAAGGATAATCCACTATGA
- a CDS encoding GAF domain-containing SpoIIE family protein phosphatase: MTLDPLTSLSKFRSLLHISSILNANLDLHQLLPLIMLYSKDLLEAEASSLFLLEDEEFLYCEVALGEKGEIIQQYARLELGEGIVGMVAKEKKPIALEDAYKDPRFNASMDKRTGFKTKSLICVPLFVEERLIGTLEVINKTNNRLFDSSDLEYLISLSEVAATAIQNANTKDSLDKRILELSLLNEFERLSVSEKSLNELGKWILNRVLEYLGATSGTIYLANAEKQELSILSAKGIPEDAYDQIKVPYGTGVSGWVAEKKESLLIHNLDLDPRYNKLSPYKFESKSLISAPLIFQDELLGVISINNKLSGYAFQHSDLDLLTNIAARLSSTIKNAQLFHQIVDTGKELNRAKNIMKKIMPSTLPSSDKLAYGVAHIPLEQVGGDFYDVSELEDSKFSILIADISGHGLSAAVLAAMAHMVLKNFEQDIKLSPSLFLTTLNHMLYGKLAGNFLTAFYGIIDLKNNTILCANAGHHAPFLLDKKDSPIIQLDVKGKILGLIPDLFYEEKTFPFLPGNRLVMYTDGITEHMSKDHNKRYDEELFQNAVLKTKSLDTQNSANHLIQAAKDHVGFNDFADDVTILLVDRI; encoded by the coding sequence ATGACTTTAGATCCACTCACTAGCCTAAGTAAGTTTCGTAGCTTACTCCATATTTCTTCCATTTTGAATGCAAACCTAGATTTGCACCAACTCCTTCCTTTAATTATGTTATATTCTAAAGATCTATTAGAAGCTGAAGCAAGTTCACTTTTCCTTTTAGAAGATGAAGAATTTTTGTATTGCGAAGTAGCGTTAGGAGAAAAGGGCGAAATCATTCAACAGTATGCTAGGTTAGAGTTAGGTGAGGGAATTGTGGGGATGGTTGCCAAAGAGAAAAAACCTATAGCTTTGGAAGACGCCTATAAAGATCCAAGATTCAATGCTAGTATGGACAAACGTACGGGTTTTAAAACAAAATCCCTTATTTGTGTTCCGCTTTTTGTGGAAGAAAGACTTATCGGCACTCTTGAAGTCATCAATAAAACGAACAATAGGTTATTTGATTCATCCGATTTGGAATATCTGATTTCCTTGTCTGAAGTGGCAGCCACTGCCATCCAAAATGCCAATACTAAAGACAGTTTAGACAAACGTATTCTGGAATTATCATTGTTAAATGAATTTGAAAGATTATCCGTTTCTGAAAAAAGTTTAAACGAACTTGGAAAATGGATTCTGAATCGAGTTTTAGAATACCTCGGAGCAACTTCTGGAACCATTTACCTTGCCAATGCAGAAAAACAAGAATTAAGTATCCTTTCCGCAAAAGGAATTCCAGAAGATGCTTATGATCAAATAAAAGTTCCTTATGGAACTGGTGTTTCCGGTTGGGTAGCAGAAAAAAAGGAAAGCCTACTTATCCATAATCTTGATTTAGATCCGCGATATAATAAACTTTCTCCATACAAATTTGAATCTAAATCTTTGATATCAGCGCCACTTATTTTTCAAGATGAACTTCTTGGTGTCATTAGTATCAATAACAAACTATCTGGATACGCCTTTCAACATTCTGATTTAGATTTACTTACGAATATTGCCGCAAGACTGAGTAGCACGATTAAAAATGCTCAACTTTTCCATCAAATTGTGGACACAGGAAAAGAACTGAACCGTGCCAAAAATATTATGAAAAAAATAATGCCATCCACATTACCTAGTTCCGACAAACTGGCGTACGGTGTAGCGCATATTCCTTTGGAACAAGTGGGAGGTGATTTTTACGATGTTTCAGAATTGGAAGATTCTAAATTTTCGATTTTGATAGCAGATATCTCCGGACATGGACTTTCGGCAGCAGTTCTTGCGGCAATGGCACATATGGTGTTAAAAAATTTTGAACAAGACATCAAACTTAGCCCATCTCTGTTTTTAACCACCCTAAACCACATGTTATATGGAAAATTGGCAGGAAACTTTCTCACTGCATTTTATGGAATTATTGATCTAAAAAATAATACAATTCTTTGTGCGAACGCAGGCCACCACGCACCATTTTTATTGGATAAAAAGGACTCACCTATAATTCAGTTAGATGTGAAAGGAAAAATATTGGGACTTATTCCCGATTTATTTTATGAGGAAAAAACGTTTCCTTTTTTACCTGGAAACCGACTGGTAATGTACACTGATGGAATCACAGAACATATGTCCAAGGATCATAACAAACGTTATGATGAAGAATTGTTCCAAAATGCAGTTCTAAAAACTAAATCATTAGACACACAAAATTCAGCAAATCACTTGATCCAAGCAGCCAAAGACCATGTAGGATTCAATGATTTTGCTGACGATGTAACGATTCTTCTTGTGGATCGCATTTAA